The region ACTTTGCGTtctaattattttttaaaatttgaaaatggaGTAGATTAATTTTTTTTCGAAACCTAagttattttaaaaataaaattgaaaatttgagttatttagataaaaaaaattagGTACCATCAATAATGGTATTTCATTGATTTTTCAAGTTAATAATTTACACTAATTTATCAAGTTATTTATTATTCTGGTTTTTACTTActtttttatttgtatttttgttttttttaaaataaatttattatttttttcatcATTTTAATAAACTTTATTGCATTTACTTATTTTTTACTAGGAATTTTATAATATTTATATCTATACATTTTCCAATTTCTTAAAcaattttaattttatttatttttgtcaaattattatttatattaaatATAATATAGTATGACACtaatttattaaattaataaatcTCCGATCATATTTAAATATGTCACATTACTAATTAATAATATAAAGTTTAATTGTagaaatttataaaataaaagaaCAAAACTTACATATTTAAAAATACGAAAATCAAAATCCTAAAATTAATAAAAGCTGAAGActaaaattataattttttttttgtaattacTAAATATTagaaattttaaaattaaaaaaaaagcaAAATTCAAAAACTTATAAAATAGAGAATCAAAATTAcaataaaaaaaaacacaaaaaagcaaaaacaaaacaaaccTAATGTATATCAAAGCATACTTCATCGTACTACATAGGTAGTGTTTTTTTCCCGTTCCAAGTCAACAACGCAACTTAAACTGCGTAAAAGCTACTACTTCAAAAACAAACTGCGTTAAAGCTTTTTATCTCAGAGCAAGCAAAAAAATCCCAAAAGAAAGGTAACGATGGCGCTATGGATGGAAAAGGGTTCGGAGCCCTTGACTGAAACCGAGAAAGCAGACCTTGAAGCCATTGCTGCAATCAAAGAGTCTTCAGCCTTTGAACTCAAGGTATAATCTTTGTTTTCGAAATAGTATTAAATAAACATTCTTTTGCCTCTGTTGCTTTTAATTTCACTCTCAATTATCTTTTTCAGGAAAAGGGTAACCAATATGTGAAGATGGGGAAGAAGCATTACTCTGATGCTATTGATTGCTACACAAGGGCAATCAATCAGAAAGCCTTGAGTGATTCTGAGACCTCTATTCTTTTTTCAAATAGAGCCCTTGTGAATTTGCTTCTTGGGAATTTCAGACGAGCACTTAATGATGCTAATGATGCACTCAAGTTGTTGCCATCAAATATAAAGGTGTGTACTGTACTTACACTATGGGTTTGTTTGTTGTGATTCTTTGGTTTGATGCTTTAATGGTATTTTCAATTGTGATTAGGCAATTTATAGAGCTGCCAAAGCTTCTCTTTCGTTGAATTTGTTGGATGAAGCACAAGACTATTGTCAAATGGGCCTTCATTTGGACCCCAATAATGAGGAATTGAAGAAGCTTGACAATCAGATTGGTATTAAGATATTGGAGAATGAAAAGCATGAAGCTGAAGTTTCTAAGGCTGTTGCAGATGCAAAGGTATAAAGCTTTTATCTGTTTTCTTTAGTGTTGTCGGTTGTGAAAACTAACAGTTTGTTCAAATTCTGTTGCATGCAAGAGTGCTATAGCATCTCTACACTCTCTATTTGACAATTTTTTGTATTCAATAATATATTTGGAACAATAGCGGTTTGTTTAAATTCCGCTACGTTATTCTGCTACAGCTGCCTATGAAACTAACTGCTAAGTAATCACATGTGTCTGTTTCAGATACCGACACCTTCCATAAAAAATGCTGGTGCTACATTAGCCGATATTAACAACACTGGTTTTCTTATGTAATTTTAAATAATGTGGAGGAAGGTTTATGTACTTGTTTGAACAAAAAATGTGCAGGAACTTGTTTCTGCAATGGAAAGTAGAGGCTTGAAAATTGGAAAGGCAATGTATCGAGAACTTACCGGGTTAAA is a window of Lathyrus oleraceus cultivar Zhongwan6 chromosome 6, CAAS_Psat_ZW6_1.0, whole genome shotgun sequence DNA encoding:
- the LOC127094894 gene encoding uncharacterized protein LOC127094894, giving the protein MALWMEKGSEPLTETEKADLEAIAAIKESSAFELKEKGNQYVKMGKKHYSDAIDCYTRAINQKALSDSETSILFSNRALVNLLLGNFRRALNDANDALKLLPSNIKAIYRAAKASLSLNLLDEAQDYCQMGLHLDPNNEELKKLDNQIGIKILENEKHEAEVSKAVADAKELVSAMESRGLKIGKAMYRELTGLKKPVLDKSNILHWPVLLLYAEVMSSDFIEDFCETDMFSDHLDMVFAEDQPLSWDVENNYKREFIELYYDAGSGPRLSKEKLLRYLLEGTAAASNGEGNGDEEKDAVEDLKQNTGSPKWIKVNERRTLYDVLKESKFIIPEIPVFYVVSKKSSFYSKFKDGKWAPPSV